The following are encoded in a window of Spodoptera frugiperda isolate SF20-4 chromosome 3, AGI-APGP_CSIRO_Sfru_2.0, whole genome shotgun sequence genomic DNA:
- the LOC126912923 gene encoding uncharacterized protein LOC126912923, producing MEALLQRQHIIAESIRKIIVNFKKDSTSRKTADYVNKRLETLQELWSEFEANHNLLKSQDRSDKYFTSDTYNIVKQEYESIMIALRSLNPSTSEERGVPSKTDELISQQNTNFRAFSRLVGNMNIDQMTEKWEIEDKLNMLQNRWKTIDEIHWEIDNLLVGSNVDYELEYSKHESIFESTKRQLNTQLNSAVHQYRSVPKIEIPIFSGNYIQWPTFMDLYSEAIHKNTLLTKGQKMQHLKGKLRGEAERLVQHLTVSAENYDTCWDILTNRYNNMQQLFTKQIQVFMNQPAMHSQNAYELKRLHDISLESIRAIHNLGVNTSTWDPILVHILTGKMDTETYSNYMQVRKSPRELPNLDELMEFLENKFTALEPVNTKKQNNRPQSSNIPAKDISAKPQPQSSGKSQQYFHKTYNTNFGRSCPICKNNHLLIHCKTFENMTPETKLKILEQKNVCKNCLFSHDGKQCYSHKTCKTCNKPHHTILHDVIHETGCAQTIGQTKPTNMTPSNATSSYHHKANHAVRNNEVLLATVLLRIRASDGTYVLLRCLLDQGSQINLITEAAAQRLGLQRRKQNATVSGVGVSVNQSHGTVHLVCESIYGDYAFSTEALVMTKILGNLPNYTFEKEHWPHLQNINLADPDYNISREVDVLLDAGTYAEIVLDGILRGPAQAPIAQQTKLGWVLLGSFKTFNCYAILNNLDEISQYWEMEEITNNKQGLLSSEEEYCENLYNNTTTRRSDGRYEVKIPMKPNFEQNLGTSKQQAVAQFKQLEKRLNKQQELSESYKTFIDEYLNLGHMKMCTVPQEPSCFLPHHGVYKPESTTTKLRVVFNASAKTTTGYTLNQLMESGANLQQDLQTLLLGWRSYQYVYTADIEKFYRQIYIQEADQHLQKIVWRKSDAAPIKEYQLCTVTYGTKAAPFLAMRTIKQLVKDDGQNYPLAADLLNNRMYMDDLLGGNNSVTEAQQAQQQLITLLEGGGFNLRKWTSNSPEILENLSEDLISLNMIDFKHAESNKTLGISWNPRTDQFTFHIAKTDDLRTVVTKRLLLSELSKLYDPLGWLSPVTTKGKLIFQQAWMSSTNWDDGLPENIQKNWERFEQDKQKIQNITIPRWMGDTTQSVELHGFCDASEKAYGCVIYCRSSNQKGETTIQLVAGKTKLAPLKKPTSLPRLELCGALLLSRLMKKVIESTRVQTVKVFAWTDSMVVLGWLQGDQSRWKTFVANRIAQIKENMKTTCWKYVKSEENPADCASRGIFASQLLTHTLWWKGPLWLKDNKLPEQPKPPETKEDLKTEKVVCFTQEAYVLVEELLNKHSSMSRVTRVLAWILRFINNTRNKTDAKQLSHLTTRDIESAHNIIIKSTQLRDFTQEIVLLQKHKPVHSTSKVLTLNPILDKDGILKVGGRLEHAALSRPQKHPIILLNNNRLCELLIKQAHETTLHGGARLTLTHLRNRYWILGGMNTVKKQLIKCVRCHRFKTSRNNQLMADLPKPRVTPSRPFTHTGVDFTGQVEVKANKGRGIKITKGYIAIFICLATKAIHLELVSDLSTPAFLAALKRLCARRGTPKHLYSDNGTNFIGAAKILTKERKEALQYYVNCEFLDNIAESGIEWHFNAPCWPTAGGLWEAAVKSMKHHLKRVLGEQKLT from the coding sequence ATGGAGGCTCTGCTGCAGCGTCAACACATCATCGCTGAATCAATTCGGAAGATAATTGTGAATTTCAAGAAGGATTCAACAAGCCGTAAAACAGCGGATTATGTCAACAAACGCTTAGAAACCCTCCAGGAACTTTGGAGTGAATTCGAAGCGAATCACAATCTTCTGAAATCTCAAGACAGATCGGATAAGTATTTCACTTCCGATACCTACAACATCGTGAAACAAGAGTATGAATCAATTATGATTGCACTGCGCTCCTTGAACCCATCGACATCTGAAGAGCGGGGTGTGCCATCGAAAACAGATGAACTCATCAGCCAACAGAATACCAATTTTAGAGCGTTCTCTAGGTTGGTTGGAAACATGAACATTGATCAAATGACGGAAAAGTGGGAAATCGAAGACAAGTTGAACATGCTACAAAATCGTTGGAAAACTATTGACGAAATTCATTGGGAAATAGACAACCTCCTTGTGGGATCTAATGTGGATTATGAGCTAGAGTATTCGAAACATGAATCGATCTTTGAATCTACCAAACGACAACTCAATACACAGCTCAATTCTGCGGTCCATCAATATCGATCAGTCCCGAAAATTGAAATCCCTATCTTTTCCGGCAACTACATACAATGGCCTACATTTATGGATTTATACTCAGAAGCAATTCACAAGAATACTCTGCTAACAAAGGGTCAAAAAATGCAGCACCTAAAAGGAAAACTTCGAGGTGAAGCAGAACGACTCGTTCAACATTTAACAGTGTCGGCTGAAAACTATGATACCTGTTGGGATATACTTACCAATCGCTATAATAACATGCAACAGTTATTCACTAAACAAATACAGGTATTTATGAATCAGCCTGCTATGCATTCGCAAAATGCGTATGAACTCAAGAGACTCCATGACATTAGTTTAGAGTCAATACGTGCGATTCATAACTTAGGCGTGAACACATCAACGTGGGATCCCATACTGGTACATATTCTAACCGGGAAGATGGATACCGAAACCTATTCCAACTACATGCAAGTCAGGAAATCCCCAAGGGAACTACCCAACCTTGACGAGCTAATGGAATTCCTGGAAAACAAATTTACTGCTTTGGAACctgtaaatacaaaaaaacagAATAACAGACCACAAAGCAGCAACATTCCTGCCAAAGATATATCAGCGAAGCCGCAACCACAGTCTAGTGGGAAATCAcaacaatattttcataaaacctaCAATACCAATTTTGGGAGGAGTTGTCCCATCTGTAAAAACAATCATCTTCTTATTCATTGCAAGACGTTTGAAAACATGACTCCTGAAACAAAACTCAagattttagaacaaaaaaatgTGTGCAAGAATTGTCTATTTTCCCACGATGGCAAACAATGTTATTCCCACAAAACATGCAAGACTTGCAACAAACCGCATCACACCATATTGCATGACGTGATACATGAAACCGGGTGTGCGCAAACAATTGGTCAAACGAAACCGACCAACATGACACCGTCAAATGCAACCTCATCATATCACCATAAAGCAAATCACGCCGTGAGAAACAACGAAGTTTTACTGGCTACTGTACTTCTGAGAATAAGAGCTTCTGATGGGACTTATGTATTACTAAGATGTCTACTTGATCAGGGCTCCCAAATCAATCTTATAACTGAAGCTGCAGCTCAGCGACTTGGACTGCAGAGACGTAAACAAAACGCAACAGTATCTGGGGTCGGGGTATCTGTCAATCAGAGCCACGGCACAGTGCACCTTGTCTGCGAGTCAATTTATGGCGATTACGCATTTTCAACAGAAGCATTGGTTATGACCAAAATACTGGGGAACCTTCCTAACTACACCTTCGAAAAAGAACACTGGCCACATctgcaaaatataaatttagcTGACCCCGACTATAACATCTCAAGAGAGGTCGATGTCCTTCTTGATGCAGGAACATATGCCGAAATAGTTTTGGACGGCATCTTACGCGGGCCTGCTCAAGCCCCGATTGCCCAACAAACTAAGCTAGGATGGGTATTGCTAGgcagttttaaaacatttaattgcTACGCGATACTCAACAACCTGGACGAAATTTCTCAATATTGGGAAATGgaagaaataacaaataacaaacaaggaCTTCTTTCGTCTGAAGAAGAATACTGCGAAAACCTATACAACAACACAACTACAAGACGATCTGATGGACGATATGAAGTTAAAATTCCTATGAAGCCGAATTTTGAGCAAAACCTAGGTACATCCAAACAACAAGCGGTCGCCCAGTTTAAGCAACTCGAAAAACGTCTAAACAAACAACAAGAACTTTCTGAAagttacaaaacatttattgacGAGTATTTGAACCTTGGACATATGAAGATGTGTACCGTACCGCAAGAACCTAGCTGTTTTCTGCCTCACCATGGTGTTTACAAGCCGGaatcaacaacaacaaaactGCGAGTAGTCTTCAACGCCTCCGCCAAGACAACAACAGGCTATACTTTGAACCAACTCATGGAATCTGGAGCAAATCTCCAACAAGACCTCCAAACATTGCTGCTGGGATGGAGATCATATCAGTATGTCTATACTGCTGACATCGAAAAATTTTATAGACAGATTTATATCCAGGAAGCTGATCAACATCTTCAAAAAATCGTATGGCGGAAGTCGGACGCAGCTCCCATAAAGGAATACCAGCTGTGCACAGTAACATACGGCACAAAAGCCGCTCCCTTCTTAGCCATGCGAACTATCAAGCAATTGGTCAAGGACGATGGTCAAAACTACCCCCTAGCAGCTGACCTTCTGAACAATCGTATGTACATGGATGACCTTTTGGGAGGAAATAACTCCGTCACTGAAGCACAGCAAGCTCAGCAACAGCTGATCACCCTCCTAGAAGGAGGTGGTTTCAACCTTCGTAAGTGGACGAGTAATTCACCGGAAATACTCGAAAACCTAAGCGAAGATTTAATAAGTCTAAATATGATAGACTTCAAACACGCGGAGTCGAACAAAACCCTCGGAATTTCTTGGAACCCAAGAACAGACCAATTTACATTTCATATAGCAAAAACAGATGACTTACGAACAGTTGTCACTAAGCGGTTATTATTATCAGAGTTATCAAAACTATATGATCCGCTAGGCTGGTTATCTCCTGTAACAACAAAGGGAAAACTCATATTTCAACAAGCATGGATGTCTTCTACCAACTGGGACGACGGCCTTCctgaaaatatacaaaagaatTGGGAACGTTTTGAACaagataaacaaaaaattcaaaacataaCAATACCCCGCTGGATGGGAGACACAACGCAGTCCGTAGAATTACATGGATTCTGCGATGCATCCGAAAAGGCGTATGGTTGCGTTATCTATTGTAGATCAAGCAATCAAAAAGGCGAAACCACCATACAACTAGTGGCTGGCAAAACAAAACTTGCGCCACTTAAAAAACCTACATCTCTGCCTAGACTCGAACTTTGTGGTGCCTTGTTGTTATCGCGACTTATGAAAAAGGTTATAGAATCTACAAGGGTACAGACTGTCAAGGTATTTGCATGGACCGACTCAATGGTTGTATTGGGTTGGCTCCAGGGTGATCAAAGTCGATGGAAAACATTTGTAGCTAACAGAATAGCCCAAATAAAGGAAAACATGAAAACAACATGCTGGAAATACGTTAAATCCGAAGAAAATCCTGCGGACTGTGCCAGCAGAGGAATATTCGCTTCACAGCTGCTAACACACACACTTTGGTGGAAAGGCCCACTGTGGCTGAAAGATAACAAGCTACCAGAACAACCAAAACCGCCGGAAACAAAGGAAGACTTGAAAACAGAAAAGGTTGTATGTTTCACGCAGGAAGCGTATGTCCTTGTGGAGGAACTTCTAAACAAACATAGCTCTATGTCTCGAGTAACGCGAGTACTGGCTTGGATACTGCGATTTATAAACAATACAAGGAATAAAACAGATGCCAAACAACTTTCGCACTTAACAACAAGGGACATAGAAAGTGCtcacaacattattattaaatctacaCAACTTCGCGACTTTACTCAAGAAATTGTACTCCTGCAGAAACATAAACCCGTGCATTCAACAAGTAAAGTCTTAACCTTGAACCCCATCTTGGATAAGGATGGTATATTAAAAGTTGGCGGAAGATTAGAACATGCAGCTTTAAGCAGACCGCAAAAACATCCGATTATTCTGTTGAACAACAACCGATTGTGTGAACTGTTAATCAAACAAGCACATGAAACTACACTACATGGTGGCGCTAGATTGACTCTTACACACCTACGAAACAGATATTGGATCCTGGGTGGTATGAACACCGTCAAAAAGCAGCTCATCAAGTGCGTGAGATGCCACCGCTTTAAAACATCAAGAAACAATCAGCTGATGGCCGACTTGCCGAAACCTCGAGTAACCCCGTCACGTCCGTTCACGCACACAGGTGTAGATTTCACCGGCCAGGTAGAAGTGAAAGCTAATAAGGGCCGGGGTATCAAGATAACAAAGGGGTACATCGCCATATTTATATGTTTGGCGACCAAGGCCATACATCTGGAGTTGGTCTCGGATTTAAGTACACCCGCTTTCCTTGCCGCCTTGAAACGATTGTGTGCTCGCCGAGGCACGCCCAAACATTTATATAGTGACAATGGCACCAATTTTATTGGTGCGgcgaaaatattaacaaaagaaCGCAAGGAAGCTTTACAATACTATGTAAACTGTGAGTTCCTGGACAACATTGCTGAATCTGGCATAGAGTGGCATTTTAACGCTCCTTGCTGGCCAACTGCGGGCGGACTATGGGAGGCCGCAGTTAAAAGTATGAAGCACCATCTGAAACGCGTACTGGGTGAACAAAAGTTAACGTAA